The Atribacterota bacterium genome contains the following window.
GCTTCTTTGAGCGAAGATGCCATGCAGGCCGTTCCGCTCAGTTTGCGTGAAGGTGGTTATGCCTTGGGGGCTACCAAATTTGAGGTGGCAACCCAAATTGTTTTTCCGGCCGCCTTTTCAGGTGTTACTGCTTCATTGGTTCTGGCTTTGTCTCGGGCGGTTGGGGAAACGATGCTGGTCACCATTGCTGCAGGCCAGATGCCCCAGTTCACTTTTAACCCCTTGGTACCCATTGAAACGATGACTGCCTTCATTGCCCAAATCAGTATGGGTGATACGCCTACGGGAAGCCTTGAATATCAAACTATTTTTGCGGTGGGACTGGTGCTCTTCCTTTTAACATTTTTCCTCAATCTCCTGGCGCGTCGACTTCGAGAACGTTTCCGGGAGCGTTATCAATGAAAAAGAATGAAAAATTGCCATTGCGGGGCGCTCTTCCGAAGAAGAGAATGCAGGAGCGGATCTTCTTTGTTCTGGCCGCTTTTGCCCTTTTGGTATCGCTCTTAACGCTCTTTGTGCTGCTCATTGATACCCTTCATGATGGTCTTCCGCAATTGAGTTGGAAGTTCCTCACCGGTTATCCCTCTCGTAAAGCGGAACAGGCTGGTATTTTCCCCGCCCTGGTAGGGAGTATTTACGTCACGCTCCTTACTGTCCTTTTTGCCATTCCCATAGGGGTAGGAACTGGAATTTATCTTGAAGAATACGCTGAAAAGAACCGGTTAAGTAATACCATTGAAGTCAGCATCTCCACCCTGAGCGGAGTACCTTCAATCCTCTATGGGATGCTGGGTCTTGAGCTTTTTGCTCGGGCACTTGGTTTTGGAAGGACTATCATTACTGGTGCTTTGACTCTGGCTCTTCTTGTGTTACCCATTGTGATTGTAACTACCCGTGAAAGCATTCGGGCGGTTCCCCCATCGCTTCGAGAAGCGGCCTTTGCGCTGGGTGCGACTCGTTGGCAGGTGATCAAAGACCATCTTTTGCCGGTGGCGTTTCCGGGAATTCTTACCGGGGTTATTCTCACCATTTCTCGAGCGATTGGTGAAGCAGCTCCCCTAATCATGGTGGGGGCTCTCACCTATATTGCGTTTCTTCCTCGGGGTATTACCTCTCCGTTTACGGCTCTCCCGATTCAAATTTTTAATTGGGTTTCACGCCCTCAAAAAGCATTTCAAGCCAACGCTGCGGCAGGGATTATTGTACTTCTTGCTCTGACTCTGACTTTGAACTCTCTGGCCATTTTTTTACGTAACCGTTACCAGAAACGGATGTCTTTCCGAGCTTTCTGATTTCTTGGGGCATTTGGATTGAAAATGGTCTTAAAAATTGCTTTTTTATCCTTTTTTCTTTGTTTTTTTTTGGAAAATGAGTAAACTTATGTTCAAAGAATCTCTTCATTGAGGAGAGATAGGGGGACTGGTGATGGAAAGTAACGAAAAGAAAGTTTTCCGACTGGAGGGTTCTGATGTGGTGGTTGTTATCCGCGATGGGCGGGTCGACCGGGTTATGTGTGACGATCCCTTGATTAATGTGACCGTAATCAATTTTGGTCAAGGTCAAGAAGGGTTTTTCCACGAAGCTCGAATGTTCTTTTATCCCCTCAATGAGTGGGATCGATTTGAGTTACAGGAAATTGTCGAAGAGTACAACCAACGGTACCAATATGGGCGACATATTCCCGGGAACAACCAGGTTTCCTTGGGAACAGAGGAAGGAGAGCTTCCTCGTTCGGATGACTATGATTGGGCTCAGGTAGACCCCCATCAATCGCCACCACTTTTTGGAGAAGAAGTCTATAACCCTGGGAAAAGCTGTGATGAATGAACGTGCATGGTTCCAGATAGCGAATTGCTCCTTGAAAGCGCGATAGAGAGCGGAGTCTATTTCCAGTTACTCCATCCTCTGGAGAGGATTGTGTACAACGTGAATACCCTCTGTAACCAGATGGCGGAAAAACGACTATGGGAAAAGCTGGGAGCGGTTATCAAAGAGGAAATGAAAAGAGGGATGAAGAGGAACTATGGTATCAACTGTTTATCGCTCCGGGAAATGAAGGCCATCACCATAGAAGTCCTTAATCGAAAAGAAATTCGTAGAGAACTCGAGACGGCTGCGGTGTTGCGGTGTTTGATTTGTGGAAAAAAGTTGGGGAAATGGTATGTGACCATCAATGATCGCCGAGTGGAAAGCACAAAAAGAGATAAAAGAGTGAGTGAGGATGAGGCGGTTTTTTATGGAGTGATTCCCAGCCGGGCAGAAGATAATGAGGAGTACTGTTACGTGCTCCGCGGGGCAATGGATTACTGGGAAGCGGTGATGGAATTGATCCATCACTTGATAAAGGATCATGGAGAGGAACTGGGGAAGAGGCTTTTACCAAAAGAGCAGTGTACCGAGGCTGATCTTTTCAAGTTAGTCTTTGATCTGGTGGTACAGAGCATTGAGAAGGTCCTCAAACAGGAAGTGCTCTTTTACGAGCGGGCAATGCGAGTGAAAGGTTTTCCTTTCCGCTCTTTGGCTCTTGAGAGGCGCATGGTTCGGAGAAAGAAAAAAATGACCTTTGAGCGGATCCGAATGGCCTATACAGAGGCAAAAAGTCACGCAGAGGTTCTCCAAAGCCTGGAGTTGTTTGAAGACGGATATTATGATATCGAGGTTATCTATAAGGATGCACCGAGCGCTGAGGAAATGGCTCTCTATCGGGAAAGCGGAGTCAAATCTTCTGGGAAGGAACGATCTTCCCAGATGAAAGTTTGGCGGAGGCCATATCTTCAGTCCAAATTATGGGAGGATCTTGAAAGGATGGTAGGGAGTATCGAAAAGGGCATTCCCGTCAAGATATTCTGCGAACAGCGTGGTAAAGACGCTGGTATTTTTTGCTCATCGGTGGAGGAACTCGTAGCGCATTTGGTTCGCCATCATCCGGATGTCTCTTTGGGAAAGCGTTTTCTGAGAAAGATTGTGAAGGAATGCACCTCAATAGGGTGGCTCTACCACGCTCGGGAGAAAATGCGCCAGGATGTTTTTGCTTATCTTGGACCACACTATGTTGATATGTTACCGCCTGTGGGGCGAAGGTCGTGTGTACAGTATGGCATGCTTCGGCAAGACCAGAACAGGGTCTATGAACTGTACACCAGGTCTTTTGAGCCGTATCGAAAATATCTACTTGGGAGGAAGAGGAAAGATTGAGTAAAACGTCGAAAAAGAGAAAAACCAGTATCATTTTCTGGGGCCTTTTGTGTGTGTTCCTGGGGGGAGTTTTGTGGCTGGTACATGAAGCCACCCTGGCTTTTCTCGTAGCGGGAGTGGTCTTTGGAGTAGCGACGTTGGTCACCAAGCAAGAGAATGGTAAAAGTACTGAGAGAGACGCCGAAGAGGCCTGGAAAGAAATTGTCAAAAGACTTCTTGATGAGGAGGTCGAGATTGCTATCCGTGCTCTGGTGAATGAGCAAGAGGACGTGGTCCTCTATCGAGAGTTTATTGATCCAAAGAGGGTCTTGGGGAAGAATGCTCGCAATATCCCGAATACGGGGTTTGAGGAATTATTTTACTGTTACTTCCTTTTGAAATGTTTGTCTTCTTGTGATTTAGGGAAAATCGAAGTGATGACGGACCGGGAGATTGAAAGGTGGCGCAAAATATGGTGGCATAAATGGAAAGAGGCCTTTTGGTCAGAAGTACCATCATCCCTGCGCCAGGTCCTCGTCGATCATTTTGAAGAGTAGTGGGGAGAAGTGGTTATGAAAGAAGTCATAGTATGCTGTGTCTGTAAGACGGTGTTGGAGCCCGGTACCCATGACTGGTGGGTGAACGAAAAAGGAGAAAGGTTGCCCATATGTCATGCCAGCTGTGCAGGATACAGCGTAAAACTGTACAATAGGCCGTGTCCTTGTCACAGCTATCACCTGGTACAACCGGAACCGCGGAAGGTTGCCGCTCCCTGCGAAGAGCGTTTTCATGCTGCGCTGGAACGGTACTGGAAGAATCGAGAAGAAGGAGAAAAGGTGCTCGTGGAAGTGATTGGTGAAGTGTACTTCCATGGGTGCGTCCTGGGTCTTAATCCCCCCAATGGAGAAGAGTGGTTGCAATATGTCCGGAGTGGGCTGATGTACCATGGTTTCAATGTCGTTGAGGTTGAACGGCTTATTGCCCTGGCTACCGATGGAGGAGGATGGAAAGAGCCCCACCTCGATAGCACAGGTTTTCCTTAGACGGGTCTTGGTATGAGTAGAAAATTCGAGCCGATAAATTTGACTTTCGGTTCTTTCCAAAATTGGGGGAATCCAATACAATTATGGAAAATGAGCAAGGGAGGACAGCGATGCAGGAACTGGAGTGGATATGGGTCAATGGAAAACTGGTGCGGTGGCAGGAAGCACAGACACATGTTTTGACACATGCTTTGCATTATGGGACAGCAGTTTTTGAAGGGATTCGTTGTTACAAAACCCTCAAGGGACCGGCTGTTTTCCGCCTGGATGAACATATTCGCAGGCTCTTTGACTCGGCGCATATCATCAAGATGTGTCTTCCCTATACGCAAAAAGAGGTCAAGGAGGCAACGCTTTCAGTTATTCAAGCGAATAGGGTTGAGGAGTGTTATATCCGACCCCTGACTTTTCGGGGGTATGGGGAGATGGGTGTTGACCCCACCAGGTGTGAGGTCGATTTTGTGATTGCGGTTTGGTGCTGGGGAGCGTACATGGGAGAAAAAGCGCTCCGGGAGGGAGTACGGGCGAAAATCTCTTCATACGCTCGGAATTATATCAATTCGAGTTCGCCGCGGGCGAAAGTCAGTGCCAATTACCTGAATTCCGCTCTGGCTAAGATAGAGGCCAAAGAGCTGGGATATGATGAAGCGATTCTTCTGGATGTGAACGGCTTTGTTGCCGAGGGGAGTGGAGAGAATATTTTTTACGTGAAGAATGGTGTCCTCTATACCCCTCATCCGTATTCCATACTCCTCGGTATTACTCGAGATTCAGTGATCCGGATTGCCAAGAATCTTGGTCTTGAGGTACAAGAAACGCTTGTGACTCGTGATGATCTGTATCTTGCTGATGAGGCTTTCTTTACGGGAACGGCGGCTGAAATTACCCCCATCGTAGAGATTGATGGGCGGATGGTGGGAACGGGAAAACCTGGGGCAATCACCCGTCGTCTACAGGAAGTCTTTTTCAGAGTGGTGCGGGGTGAAGAAGCGGGCTATGAAAGCTGGTTGAGCTATGTCAAGGAGGTTTAAAAATGATCGGTCCACAAGAATTTTGGGAAAATTATCGCCAGGGCATCAAAGAGGTAAAGAGTGCTTCTCCTTCCACGGTGGAACATTATTCTTCCTTTTATGCCAAGGTAATGCAGGACGGAGCGTTGAGTCTGAAAACGAAGGAACTCATCGCTCTGGCGATAGGACTTGCCATTCACTGTGAGCACTGCATTATCCTCCATGTGCGAGGTGCACTCAAAAATGGTGCTGCTCTGGAGGAGGTCTGGGAAGCAGCTCAGGTAGGAATAGCCATGGGCGGTGGACCGGCTTTTACCTTTCTTCCTCTGGTGAAGAAAGCCATGGAGGAATTTGGAAGTTAGGGTGTTTTCTGTTCTATCCCTTTCAGATAACGGAGGACGCTGGACTCGGGGGTGAGGACCAGCGTATCCCCTTCAGAGAAGGATTTTTCGTAGAGCTCTAAGGTTCTCAAGAACGAGAAGAACTCCGGGTCCTGGGCATAGGTTTCAGCATAAATTTTGAGTGCCCGGGCCTCTCCTTCTCCTCGGATAATTTGAGCTTGTTTCCGAGCCTCGGCA
Protein-coding sequences here:
- a CDS encoding branched-chain amino acid transaminase, producing the protein MQELEWIWVNGKLVRWQEAQTHVLTHALHYGTAVFEGIRCYKTLKGPAVFRLDEHIRRLFDSAHIIKMCLPYTQKEVKEATLSVIQANRVEECYIRPLTFRGYGEMGVDPTRCEVDFVIAVWCWGAYMGEKALREGVRAKISSYARNYINSSSPRAKVSANYLNSALAKIEAKELGYDEAILLDVNGFVAEGSGENIFYVKNGVLYTPHPYSILLGITRDSVIRIAKNLGLEVQETLVTRDDLYLADEAFFTGTAAEITPIVEIDGRMVGTGKPGAITRRLQEVFFRVVRGEEAGYESWLSYVKEV
- the pstA gene encoding phosphate ABC transporter permease PstA gives rise to the protein MKKNEKLPLRGALPKKRMQERIFFVLAAFALLVSLLTLFVLLIDTLHDGLPQLSWKFLTGYPSRKAEQAGIFPALVGSIYVTLLTVLFAIPIGVGTGIYLEEYAEKNRLSNTIEVSISTLSGVPSILYGMLGLELFARALGFGRTIITGALTLALLVLPIVIVTTRESIRAVPPSLREAAFALGATRWQVIKDHLLPVAFPGILTGVILTISRAIGEAAPLIMVGALTYIAFLPRGITSPFTALPIQIFNWVSRPQKAFQANAAAGIIVLLALTLTLNSLAIFLRNRYQKRMSFRAF
- a CDS encoding carboxymuconolactone decarboxylase family protein — encoded protein: MIGPQEFWENYRQGIKEVKSASPSTVEHYSSFYAKVMQDGALSLKTKELIALAIGLAIHCEHCIILHVRGALKNGAALEEVWEAAQVGIAMGGGPAFTFLPLVKKAMEEFGS